In the Bacteroidota bacterium genome, one interval contains:
- a CDS encoding ATP-binding protein produces the protein MFQRTYYTNQIYESIDIVAITVLIGARQVGKTTIMEGLSLGKAKVTLYGQSDSDSNLFSQLILIEQYLKTNLNPEMDGFLLIDEFQYIKDISVTLKVLTDKHKKLKVIVTGSSSVDIIQKVEESLAGRVRMIDVYSLSFEEYLMFKDEELHREFLKYDISTQSEVINPAIKDYLKQYLIYGGLPKVALAKKTRQKIDILNDIYKTYLMRDVKQFVELKESVAFNKLLRFLAAQTANLTNINELSKLTRIPYAKVEEYIYLLEQMYIIKALEPYHSNRKGTILKMNKTFFFDLGMRNLIYNSFNDIDIRVDNGALFENFVYLEILKSLRPYNINFFRTKDGAEVDFVVDDPFHKISFEAKYRELDKEINTRSIKNFNKEHGFDESYLINLDLNKSGKDDIRYLPAHLIAKIGL, from the coding sequence ATGTTTCAACGCACATATTATACAAATCAAATTTATGAATCAATAGACATTGTTGCTATTACTGTCCTTATTGGTGCAAGGCAGGTTGGTAAGACTACAATAATGGAAGGCCTGTCATTGGGTAAAGCAAAAGTGACTCTATATGGTCAAAGCGATAGTGATTCAAATTTATTTTCTCAATTAATTTTAATTGAGCAATATCTTAAAACAAATTTAAATCCGGAAATGGATGGTTTTTTACTGATTGATGAATTTCAATATATAAAAGACATATCAGTTACGCTTAAAGTACTTACCGATAAACACAAAAAACTAAAGGTTATCGTAACAGGCAGTTCCAGTGTAGACATAATTCAAAAGGTTGAAGAATCATTGGCGGGAAGGGTGAGAATGATTGATGTATACTCTTTATCATTCGAGGAGTATCTTATGTTTAAAGATGAAGAATTACATCGGGAGTTTTTGAAATATGACATAAGTACTCAGTCTGAAGTAATAAACCCCGCTATAAAGGATTATTTAAAACAATATTTAATATATGGAGGGTTGCCAAAAGTTGCTTTAGCAAAGAAAACACGGCAGAAAATAGATATTTTAAACGATATCTATAAAACATATTTAATGCGCGACGTAAAACAGTTTGTTGAGCTTAAAGAATCAGTTGCATTTAACAAGTTGTTGAGGTTTCTGGCAGCGCAGACAGCTAATCTTACCAATATTAATGAGCTGAGTAAATTAACCCGTATTCCGTACGCTAAAGTTGAAGAGTATATATACTTACTGGAGCAGATGTATATTATTAAGGCACTTGAGCCTTATCATAGCAACAGAAAGGGGACAATTTTAAAAATGAATAAAACGTTCTTTTTCGATTTGGGTATGCGAAATTTAATATACAATAGTTTCAATGATATTGATATCAGGGTAGATAATGGTGCATTATTTGAAAACTTTGTGTATCTCGAAATACTAAAAAGCCTGAGACCATATAATATCAATTTTTTTAGGACAAAAGACGGAGCCGAAGTTGATTTTGTTGTGGATGATCCATTTCATAAAATTAGTTTTGAAGCTAAATACAGAGAGCTGGACAAAGAAATTAATACCCGAAGTATTAAGAACTTTAACAAAGAGCATGGTTTTGACGAATCGTATTTGATAAACCTTGATTTAAACAAGTCCGGTAAAGATGATATTCGTTATTTACCGGCGCATTTAATTGCAAAAATCGGATTATGA
- the asnB gene encoding asparagine synthase (glutamine-hydrolyzing): MCGINGIYSFNNRVSDAAIRLKKMNDSIVHRGPDAEGIFIEKNIALGHRRLSIIDVSKNANQPLYGLNSRYVLVFNGEIYNFKELKTKLDYPFETNSDSEVIIAAYHKWGEKCVDHFNGMFAFAIWDSVKEKLFIARDRLGIKPLYFYRDNEMFIFSSQIKGILSSGLVEAKLNRKQLSNYLKFQTIYSPDTILKDVNLLESGSCICIDKNGIRKEKYWKINSSTKNLSTESYPAIKKNIKELLSNSVDKRMVSDVPFGAFLSGGIDSGLMVALMSEVSSGPVNTFNINFLEKDFSESVYAENIAKRYNTNHTEIKLSPNDLLAEIDDALSFMDSPSADGINTYVVSKHTREHGIKMAVSGLGGDELFAGYPQFKQAHFLDKIKYVDKIPLSLRRIISKTISSSSKTELNKVSKWLQTQNWNINELYPTFRQQATDDEISKLLNTSFESKITYYDKSSLLNNLSVNEIDTYLQHILLRDSDQMSMASSLEVRVPFMDHELVEYVLSIPDKHKYPSSPKKLLTDSFPGILTPDIVNRKKMGFVFPWDNWLRNELRNFVEENLRELENFEEFNYAEVYDLWIRFLKGDRSVYWTRIWGLVVLAYWLKNINKQDFKL, translated from the coding sequence ATGTGTGGCATTAACGGAATATATTCATTTAATAATAGGGTTTCAGATGCCGCTATTCGTCTAAAAAAGATGAATGATTCTATAGTTCATAGAGGTCCGGATGCAGAAGGGATCTTTATTGAAAAGAATATTGCTTTAGGCCATAGACGACTTTCTATAATTGATGTTTCGAAAAATGCCAATCAACCATTATACGGTTTAAATAGCAGGTATGTGCTTGTTTTTAACGGAGAGATTTACAACTTCAAAGAGCTGAAAACTAAACTGGACTACCCATTTGAAACAAATTCCGATTCAGAAGTGATAATTGCAGCATATCATAAATGGGGAGAAAAATGTGTAGACCACTTCAACGGAATGTTTGCCTTTGCAATTTGGGACAGTGTAAAAGAAAAGTTATTTATTGCCCGTGACAGACTTGGTATAAAGCCTCTGTATTTCTACCGTGATAATGAGATGTTTATTTTTTCATCTCAGATTAAAGGAATCCTGTCTTCGGGGCTGGTAGAGGCTAAACTTAATAGAAAACAGCTTTCAAATTATCTTAAATTTCAGACAATTTATTCGCCTGATACTATTTTAAAGGATGTTAATCTACTGGAATCCGGCTCATGTATATGTATAGATAAAAACGGTATTAGGAAAGAAAAATATTGGAAGATAAATAGCAGTACGAAAAACCTAAGTACGGAAAGCTATCCTGCAATAAAGAAAAATATTAAAGAGTTATTGAGTAATTCCGTTGATAAAAGAATGGTATCTGATGTGCCTTTCGGGGCTTTCCTTTCCGGAGGTATTGATTCCGGTTTAATGGTTGCTTTAATGTCAGAAGTAAGTTCGGGGCCTGTAAATACTTTTAATATTAACTTTTTGGAGAAAGATTTTAGTGAGTCTGTTTATGCCGAAAATATTGCTAAAAGGTATAATACAAATCACACTGAAATTAAATTATCGCCTAATGACCTCTTAGCAGAAATTGACGATGCCTTATCGTTTATGGATTCTCCTTCTGCGGATGGAATAAATACTTATGTAGTTTCTAAACATACAAGAGAGCATGGGATAAAAATGGCTGTTTCAGGACTTGGAGGTGATGAGCTTTTTGCAGGATATCCCCAGTTTAAGCAGGCACATTTTCTTGATAAAATTAAGTATGTAGATAAAATTCCTCTTTCGCTAAGAAGAATTATATCAAAAACAATTTCATCATCATCAAAAACAGAATTAAATAAAGTTTCTAAGTGGCTGCAAACACAAAATTGGAATATCAATGAACTTTATCCCACTTTTCGACAACAGGCAACAGATGATGAGATTAGTAAATTACTTAATACTTCATTTGAAAGTAAGATTACTTACTATGATAAATCGTCTTTGTTAAATAATTTGTCGGTAAACGAAATAGATACATATTTACAGCACATTCTTTTGAGAGACAGCGATCAGATGAGTATGGCTTCTTCGCTGGAAGTCAGGGTTCCGTTTATGGATCACGAGCTTGTAGAATATGTTTTGTCTATACCCGATAAACATAAATATCCTTCAAGTCCAAAAAAGCTTTTAACAGATTCATTTCCCGGTATTTTAACACCCGATATTGTTAATCGAAAAAAGATGGGCTTTGTTTTTCCCTGGGATAATTGGCTGAGAAATGAACTGCGAAATTTCGTAGAAGAAAATTTAAGAGAACTTGAAAACTTTGAAGAGTTCAACTATGCAGAGGTCTATGATTTGTGGATTAGATTTTTAAAAGGTGATAGAAGCGTTTATTGGACCCGTATTTGGGGTCTGGTAGTATTGGCTTATTGGTTAAAAAACATCAACAAACAAGACTTTAAATTATAA